A window of Streptomyces broussonetiae genomic DNA:
CGTCGGTGACGCGGAACTCACCCTCGACACCATCCCGGCCCCCTTCGCCCCCGCCTCCACGGTGGTCACCACGGCCCTGATGCAGGCCGTCATGGCCACCGCGGCCGCCGCCCTCGCCGAGCGCGGCATCGAGCCCCCGCTGCTGCGCTCCGGGAACGTCGACGGCGGCCACGAGTGGAACGGCCGCGTGATGCGGGAGTACGGCGACCGGATCTTCTACCGGCGCTGAGCCCCGCGGACCCCGCGTTCACCGGACCGGCTGCTGCTACTCGCTGTCCTTTCGGCCGCGTACCGCCTCCGCCAGATCCAGCGCCGCCGCTATGCGGACCGCCACGTCCTCGGCATAGGCCGTGTCGGACCGTTCGAAGCGGCTGCGGCCGGAGCCGCGCAGGAAGGTCACCACGCCCAGGGTCCGACCCCGGCTGCGCAGCACCGCGCACAGGGCGTGCACCGCGTCGCCGGGCCACTGCCGGGTGAGCGCCCACTCCCGGGCCAGTTCCGGCGGGACCGACCCGGCGTCCGCGCGCACGGGACCGGCCCGCTCCACGCACTGCACGGCCGGGTGCCCGGGCTCGTAGCGCACCGGCAGCCCGGCAGCCCCGGTGAGCTGGCTCGGCCCCGGCCCCCCGGCGGGGGTCTCGGCGAGCCGCACCAGCCGTACGGGGCTCTCCTCCCCGTCCGTGTGCGGGTCCACGCGCGGGGCGCGTGCCACCCGGTCGACCAGCGCGTGGTCGGCGAAGCCGGCGAGGGCGAAGTCCAGGTGGACGATGGCCGCCTCGAGCGCGTCCTCGCACTCGGCTGCGGCTCGGGCGGCGCGGTGCAGCTGGTTGGTGCGGAACCGCAGCAGCGCCGCCTCCTGCTCGCCCTGCTTCGTCTCGGTGACGTCCTGGAACAGCCAGCCCACGCCCAGCGGCACCGGCTCCTCCGCGAGCGGCGAGGCCAGCCGGACGAAGCCGCTGCGCCAGCAGCGCCGCTTCTCGCCCTGTGCAGTCCGCAGGGACAGCCACATCTCGGCGGGCGCGGGCGGGGCGCCCTCGGCCAGGACGTGCGTGAGCGCGGCCTCCAGCTCCTCCACGCCCTGGGCGAGCAGCTCGCCGAGCGGTCTGCCCAGCGCGGACGTGCGCCCGATGCCGAGCGCCCGGGCCGCGTGCGCGTTCACCACGGCCGGCCGCAGGTCGGCGTCGATGAGGACGACGCCCCAGGCCGCGTCCTCGAACAGGGCCTCGCTCAGCGCGATGGACCGCTCGAGGTCGATCTGCGCGTGCACCTCGCTGAACGCGCAGTACAACCCGGCGGGCTTGCCGTCCGGGCCCCGTACGGCGGCGGACTGCGTGCGCACGAGGACCCGCCCGCCGTCCTTCGTGACCAGCGCGAACTCGTGCACCTGCCGGCCCGGCGCATGCATCGCGGACATCAGCCGGGACTGGACCTCCTCGGCATCGGCGCTGCGCACCGCCCAGCCGGCGAAGCCGTGCCGCCCGACCGCCTCGGCGGCCGTCCAGCCGAGGATCCGCTCGGCCTCGCGGTTCCAGTGCGTGACGACCCCGTCGGCGTCGAACGCGCACAGGGCCGCGTCCATGCCGTCGAGCAGCGCGGCGAGCAGGTCGGAGCCGCCGGACTCACCGGGGTCACCGGGCTCGTCGGGCTCGCCCGGCCCCAGTTCGTCAGTGGTCCCACTCCGCCGGGAAGCACTCACCTGGACCCCCTGGAAGCTGCGTCGGCGCCCGTACGGCGCACGGTTCGCTCACTGCCCTTCATTCAACTGGAACGTGACACAGCCCACACCCTGTTCCCGCAACTTCCCGGCAATCAATCGCCGCTCCACCGCAGATCCACCCACGTGTCACGCTCCCCGTCGAGCACATACCGCTCGATCTCCACAAATCCCCGCCGCCCGGCGAACCGGAGCCCCTCCTCGATCACCGTCGCACCCACGAGCGCATCCCCGAGAAAGGCGTACCGCAGCCGATGACGCTCCCGCCGCTCCCGCGCGTCCGCCAGGACATCGCGGCGGGCGGGACGACGGTGTTGTGGACGTGCCGCCACCGCTCGAGAAGGGCGTCGTCGCCGACGGGGACGATACGGAGTCCTGTCATGCCCGGGACCGTAGCGAAAAAACGGTTGAACGGATTCGGGCGGCTTCCTAGGGTGTGGGGTACACGAGAAGGGAGGTGGTTCGGCAGATGTATGAGAACCGGACGCGTGAGGTGGCTGCGGGCTAGCGGTCCGCCACCCCATCCAGTGCGGTGCCGGACCAGCGTGTGACAGACGCGCGCAGCCGGCCCAATCCCAGGCAGTCCACCCGACCCGCGAACTCGCCGGTACGTCCGGCCGGCTCCCGCGCCGAGAGGCGCAGGACCCGAGTTCGCGGGTCGTCTGCTGTTCCGGGCCGGTGCACGTCCGGCGCGGCGCCCCTGCGGGTCTCAGGGGCTCAGGCGCTCCACCTTCCAGGTGCCTTCGGGCCGTGCCGTGTAGCGCAGCCGGTCGTGGAGGCGGTTCAGGCGGCCCTGCCAGAACTCGATGGTCTCGGGGACGACGCGGAAGCCGCCCCAGTGCGGCGGCACCGGGACCTGCTCGCCGTCGGGGTAGCGGGCCTCCAGGTCGGCGAAGGCGGTGTCCAGCGCGGCGCGGGAGGCGACCACCGAGGACTGGGTGCTGGCCCACGCGCCCAGCTGGGAGCCGTGCGGCCGGGTGCGGAAGTAGGCGGCGGTCTCGTCGCGGCCGGTGCGGCGGGCGGTGCCGGTGACGATGACCTGGCGGGAGAGCGGATGCCAGGGGAAGAGCAGGGCGATGTGTGGGTTGTCCGCCAGCTCGCGGCCCTTGCGGGAGTCGTAGTTGGTGTAGAAGACGAAGCCGTCGCTGTCGAACTGCTTCATCAGGACCGTGCGGGAGCTGGGGCGGCCTGCCGCGTCCGCCGTGGAGACGACCATCGCGTTGGGTTCGTAGAGCGTGCCGTGCAGGGCCGCGCGGGCGGCGTCCTCGAACCAGCGGGCGAACTGGTCCATGGGACGGGTGGCGAGGTCCTGTTCGGCGAGGCCTTCGGCCTGGTACTGCTTGCGCATGGCGGCGGGATCGAAGGCGGGGTCCAGGAGGGGTTCGCGGTCGGTCACGCGGTCATCTTGCCGTACGTTCGCCGGAGGCTGTCTCGAACAGTCGTGACACTCAGTGTCGTTCGGGCTCCCCGTGTATGACACTGGGGGATATCGTGCTGGTCCCCTTGCGGTTTGGGTGACCACCGGATGACCACCGGACGATCGGGGCATCACCGGGGTGTCCGCCGCCGACACATCACTAGGAGCCGCTGATGTCCGATTTCGTACCCGGACTCGAGGGAGTCGTCGCGTTCGAGACGGAGATCGCCGAACCGGACAAGGAGGGCGGCGCCCTGCGTTACCGGGGCGTCGACATCGAGGACCTGGTCGGGCAGGTCTCGTTCGGGAACGTGTGGGGGCTGCTGGTCGACGGCGCCTTCAACCCCGGTCTGCCGCCCGCCGAGCCGTTCCCGATCCCGGTCCACTCCGGTGACATCCGGGTGGACGTGCAGTCGGCGCTCGCCATGCTCGCCCCGGTGTGGGGCCTGAAGCCGCTGCTCGACATCGACGAGCAGCAGGCACGGGACGATCTCGCGCGGGCCGCCGTGATGGCCCTGTCGTACGTCGCCCAGTCCGCACGCGGGCAGGGGCGGCCGATGGTGCCGCAGCGGGAGATCGACAAGGCCCAGTCGGTGGTCGAGCGGTTCATGATCCGGTGGCGCGGGGAGCCGGACCCCAAGCATGTCGCGGCCGTGGACGCGTACTGGACGTCCGCCGCCGAACACGGCATGAACGCATCAACGTTCACGGCCCGGGTGATCGCGTCCACCGGGGCGGACGTGGCCGCCGCGCTGTCCGGCGCGGTCGGCGCCATGTCCGGGCCGCTGCACGGAGGTGCGCCGTCCCGGGTGCTCGGCATGATCGAGGAGATCGAGCGCACCGGGGACGCGGAGGCGTACGTCAAAAACGCGCTGGACCGGGGCGAACGGCTGATGGGCTTCGGGCACCGGGTGTACCGGGCCGAGGACCCGCGGGCGCGGGTCCTGCGGCGTACGGCGCGGGAGTTGGGGGCACCGCGGTTCGAGATCGCGGAGGCGCTCGAGAAGGCGGCGCTTGAGGAGCTGCACAACCGGCGGCCGGACCGGGTGCTCGCCACCAACGTGGAGTTCTGGGCCGCGATCATGCTGGACTTCGCCGAGGTGCCGGCCCACATGTTCACGTCGATGTTCACGTGTGCGAGGACCGCCGGGTGGTCGGCGCACATTCTGGAGCAGAAGCGCACCGGGCGGCTGGTACGGCCTTCTGCGCGGTATGTGGGTCCCGGACCGCGGCGGCCCGAGGAGATCTCCGGGTTTGCGGATATCGCCCACTGAGAAGGGTCGTTGGGGCGCGTGGGCGACTGCGGCGGGCGTCGTGGTTGCCCGCGCGGTTCCCCGCGCCCCCGAGAATCGGGCCCTTGGGGCCCTGGTTCTCACGCCGCGGTCAGCAACTGCGCATGGTGCCTCTCCGCCACCAGTGGGTGAGCCCTGAGCTTGCCCTTCAACTCGTTGTAGCCGTACTGCGCGTACAGGGGGTTGGCGGGGTCGGTCGTGATGCCGGGAGCCGCTGCCGCGTGCGGGAAGGGCAGCGGCTCGATCCGCGCGTCCAGGCGGGGGTTGTAGAAGAACGGGACCGAGAAGCGTTCCGTGGCTCCGGGCGGGCTCACCACGCGGTGGTTGGTGGCGAGGAGGTAGCCGTCGGTCGCCACCTCCAGCAGTTCGCCGAGGTTGACCACGAAGGCACCCTCCAGGGGCGGGACGTCGTGGAAGAGGCCGTCCTCGCGCAGGACCTGGAGGCCGCCGATCGTGTCCTGCAGGAGCAGGGTCAGGAAGCCGTAGTCCTTGTGGGCACCGACGCCCTGGCCGGTGCCGTCGCCCGCGCTGCCGGGGTAGCGGACGAGCTTGAGGTGCGGGTGGGAGTGCGCGCCGAAGATCGGGTCGTAGAAGTCCGCCGGGGCGCCGATCGCCGTCAGCAGTTCGCGCAGGAGGCGCTGCGCGACCGCGCTCAGTCTGTCGATCCAGGCCAGGGCCGCCGTGCGCAGCTCGGGAAGGGCGGCCGGCCACTGGTTGGGGCCCTGGAGCCACCAGTACGGCGGCTCGCCGGGGGCGGGGGCGCGTGCGGGGCGTTCGGCGCCGATGTCGAGCTGGTCGCGCCAGTCGCGGGCACCGGCGGTGCGCTCGTCGCCGGTGCGGGTGTAGCCGCGAAAGTGCGGGGAGTTGACATTGTCGAGGGCGAGCCGGTCGGCCTCGGGCAGGGCGAAGAAGGCGCGCATGGCGGTGAGCAGCGCGTCGGTCTCGGCCCGGGTCACGCCGTGTCCGACGAGCTGGAAGAAACCGACGTCGTGGGCGGCGCTGTGCAACTGGGCGTGGAGCAGGGCACGGGCCTGGGTGCCGCGGTCGGCGGCAGACAGGTCGATGATCGGGAGCTGGTCGTAGGACGGGGTCGCCGTCATGGGGTGCGTGGTCATGGGTGCGTCCGCAGGGTCTACGGGGCACGGATGGCCGCCGAGGGTAGGGCGGCCCCCGGGTGCCACAACGGGAAGAAAGGGAAGAAAAAGCGAAGGGGGCTGGTCAGGCGGAGTAGCTCTGACAGCCCATGCTCGTGACGCGCACGAAGTCCACGTGGCGGCGGCGAACGAGCATCGGAAGCATGCGGCAAGAGTACTGCTCCGTGCCGGATACGGATGTGGCCCGGTTCACGAACCCGGCGCCCAGGTCACCGGTTGGCCCGAACGCACTCCGCGCGGTGGCCGCCGAGCGCCTCCGTGACCAGTGCGCGGGGCTCCTCGCCGGAGCCGGGCCGGTTCCCGGACCCGAGGCCCGGGCGGCCGAAGGCGTGGTGGTCGCGGGCCCCTGCCCAAGGGGTCGACCGCCCGGTCCCGGTCCGCGCGGTGTCCCCCCTGGCCGCGGGCCGTGACCGGCCCCACAGGCAGCGGCCCCACAGACAGCGGCTCAGCAGCTCAGCGACTCAGCCCAGTGCCGCGTCCAGCAGGGCGCCCCACTGGGCGACGACCCGTTCGCGGCGGCCCGTGTCGTCGGTGAGGAGGTTGGCGAGCCCCAGGCCGCGGGCCATGTCCAGGAAGCCCTGGACGGTTTCCCGGACGCCGGGACGGCTCTCGTCGGCGCCGAGCAGCTCGACGGCGATGCGGTGGGTCTCGCGGCCTACCCGGGCTTCCAGCTCGGTCACCCGCGGGCCCAGCTGTTCCTCGTTCGAGGCGGCGACCCACAGGTGCAGGGCGGCGCGGAAGAGCGGGCCGGTGTAGAGGCCGACGAGAGCCGTGACGACGGCCCGGCGGTCGGCGGCGCCGCCCGGGAAGAGTGCCCGGAGCGCGGTGGAGCGCTCCTCGGCGACGTACTCGACGGCCGCGGTGAACAGGTCCTCGCGGGTCGGGAAGTGGTGCTGGGCGGCGCCCCGGGAGACACCGGCGCGTTCGGCGACGACGGAGACGGTCGAGCCCGCCCAGCCGTGCTCGGCCAGGCAGGCCACGGCGGCCTCCAGCAGCCGCTGCCGGGTGGCCCGGCTGCGGTCCTGTTTGGGCGCACGGTCACGTTCCGCCGTCATGTTCATCCGGTCACACCACCCATGCCGCGTCCCGCTTCTCCAGGAAGGCCGTCATCCCCTCCCGGGCCTGGCCGGAGGCGAACAGCCGGGCCGAGAGCGCGGTCAGGTCCGCCGCGTCCCGGTCGAATGATTCCAGCACCCTAGCTGTGAGCAGCCGTTTCGTCTCGGCCAGGGCCTGCGGGGCGGAGCGGCGCAGGCCGTCGAGGATCGGGGCGAGTGCCTCGTCCACGTCGTCCGCCGTCGTCGTCAGCAGGCCCAGGCGTACGGCCTCGGCCGCATCGAAGCGCTCGCCGGTGAGGTAGTACCGGGCCAGGGCGCGCGGGTCGGTGCGCGGGAGGAGTGGCAGGGAGATCACCGCGGGCGCGACCCCGATGCGGACCTCGGTGAAGGCGAAGGTGGCCGCGGTGGACGCGGCGGCGATGTCGCAGGCGGCCAGCAGGCCGAGCCCGCCCGCACGGACATGGCCGGTCACCCGGGCCGCGACCGGTTTGGGCAGCTCCACGATCCGGCGGAGCAGCCCGACGAGGGCGTCCGGGTCCGGCGGGTCGCGCAGGTCGGCGCCCGCGCTGAAGGTGTTGCCGGTGTGGGTGAGGACGACGGCCCGTACGTCGTCGTCCTCGGCGCACTCGTTCAGGGCGTTCGCGAGGCCGCGGACGAGGGCCGCGGAGAGCGCGTTGCGGGTGTCGGTGGCGTCGAGGCTGAGGGTTTCGACGCCCCGCGCGCGCGTGCGGCCGATGGGTGTGCTCACATGTGCTCCCTGAGCGCGCGTAGCTCGCGGCGGAGGATCTTGCCGGAGGCCGCGCGCGGGACGGTGTCGACGAAGGTGATCAGCCGGACGCGTTTGTAGGGGGCGACGCGTTCGGCGACGTGGAGGAGGATCTCGGTCTCGGTGAGGTCCCGGGCGGTGGACCGGCGGACGACGAAGGCGTGCGGGACCTCGTTGCCGTCGTCGTTGTAGGTGCCGATGACGGCGGCGTCGGCGATGCCGGGGTGGGTGAGGAGCAGTGCCTCCAGTTCGGCGGGTGCCACCTGGAAGCCCTTGTACTTGATGAGTTCCTTCACCCGGTCCACGACGAACAGCCAGCCGTCCGCGTCGACGTGCCCGACGTCGCCGGTGTGCAGCCAGCCGTCGGCGTCGATCAGCGCGGTGGTGGCGTCGGGGCGGCCGAGGTAGCCCTTCATCACCTGGGGGCCGCGGATCAGGATCTCGCCGGACTCGCCGGTGCCGAGGTCCTTGCCGGGGTCGTCCAGGGAGACGATCCGCATCTCGGTTCCGGCGATCAGCCGGCCGACGGTCCCGGCCGGGGCGTCGTGCAGGCGCTCCAGGGGGACGACGTGCGTACCGGGTGACAGTTCCGTCATGCCGTAGGCCTGGCCGATCGGGGGCAGGCCGAGGCGCTCG
This region includes:
- a CDS encoding PAS domain-containing protein, with the protein product MSASRRSGTTDELGPGEPDEPGDPGESGGSDLLAALLDGMDAALCAFDADGVVTHWNREAERILGWTAAEAVGRHGFAGWAVRSADAEEVQSRLMSAMHAPGRQVHEFALVTKDGGRVLVRTQSAAVRGPDGKPAGLYCAFSEVHAQIDLERSIALSEALFEDAAWGVVLIDADLRPAVVNAHAARALGIGRTSALGRPLGELLAQGVEELEAALTHVLAEGAPPAPAEMWLSLRTAQGEKRRCWRSGFVRLASPLAEEPVPLGVGWLFQDVTETKQGEQEAALLRFRTNQLHRAARAAAECEDALEAAIVHLDFALAGFADHALVDRVARAPRVDPHTDGEESPVRLVRLAETPAGGPGPSQLTGAAGLPVRYEPGHPAVQCVERAGPVRADAGSVPPELAREWALTRQWPGDAVHALCAVLRSRGRTLGVVTFLRGSGRSRFERSDTAYAEDVAVRIAAALDLAEAVRGRKDSE
- the pdxH gene encoding pyridoxamine 5'-phosphate oxidase, with product MTDREPLLDPAFDPAAMRKQYQAEGLAEQDLATRPMDQFARWFEDAARAALHGTLYEPNAMVVSTADAAGRPSSRTVLMKQFDSDGFVFYTNYDSRKGRELADNPHIALLFPWHPLSRQVIVTGTARRTGRDETAAYFRTRPHGSQLGAWASTQSSVVASRAALDTAFADLEARYPDGEQVPVPPHWGGFRVVPETIEFWQGRLNRLHDRLRYTARPEGTWKVERLSP
- a CDS encoding citrate synthase 2 produces the protein MSDFVPGLEGVVAFETEIAEPDKEGGALRYRGVDIEDLVGQVSFGNVWGLLVDGAFNPGLPPAEPFPIPVHSGDIRVDVQSALAMLAPVWGLKPLLDIDEQQARDDLARAAVMALSYVAQSARGQGRPMVPQREIDKAQSVVERFMIRWRGEPDPKHVAAVDAYWTSAAEHGMNASTFTARVIASTGADVAAALSGAVGAMSGPLHGGAPSRVLGMIEEIERTGDAEAYVKNALDRGERLMGFGHRVYRAEDPRARVLRRTARELGAPRFEIAEALEKAALEELHNRRPDRVLATNVEFWAAIMLDFAEVPAHMFTSMFTCARTAGWSAHILEQKRTGRLVRPSARYVGPGPRRPEEISGFADIAH
- a CDS encoding isopenicillin N synthase family dioxygenase; translation: MTTHPMTATPSYDQLPIIDLSAADRGTQARALLHAQLHSAAHDVGFFQLVGHGVTRAETDALLTAMRAFFALPEADRLALDNVNSPHFRGYTRTGDERTAGARDWRDQLDIGAERPARAPAPGEPPYWWLQGPNQWPAALPELRTAALAWIDRLSAVAQRLLRELLTAIGAPADFYDPIFGAHSHPHLKLVRYPGSAGDGTGQGVGAHKDYGFLTLLLQDTIGGLQVLREDGLFHDVPPLEGAFVVNLGELLEVATDGYLLATNHRVVSPPGATERFSVPFFYNPRLDARIEPLPFPHAAAAPGITTDPANPLYAQYGYNELKGKLRAHPLVAERHHAQLLTAA
- a CDS encoding TetR/AcrR family transcriptional regulator, with protein sequence MTAERDRAPKQDRSRATRQRLLEAAVACLAEHGWAGSTVSVVAERAGVSRGAAQHHFPTREDLFTAAVEYVAEERSTALRALFPGGAADRRAVVTALVGLYTGPLFRAALHLWVAASNEEQLGPRVTELEARVGRETHRIAVELLGADESRPGVRETVQGFLDMARGLGLANLLTDDTGRRERVVAQWGALLDAALG
- a CDS encoding enoyl-CoA hydratase family protein, whose amino-acid sequence is MSTPIGRTRARGVETLSLDATDTRNALSAALVRGLANALNECAEDDDVRAVVLTHTGNTFSAGADLRDPPDPDALVGLLRRIVELPKPVAARVTGHVRAGGLGLLAACDIAAASTAATFAFTEVRIGVAPAVISLPLLPRTDPRALARYYLTGERFDAAEAVRLGLLTTTADDVDEALAPILDGLRRSAPQALAETKRLLTARVLESFDRDAADLTALSARLFASGQAREGMTAFLEKRDAAWVV